In Brachypodium distachyon strain Bd21 chromosome 2, Brachypodium_distachyon_v3.0, whole genome shotgun sequence, one genomic interval encodes:
- the LOC100844571 gene encoding E3 ubiquitin-protein ligase XB3: protein MGHGVSCARTGDEHDFFRAAQLGDLDALAALLDADASLARRATLYDRLSPLHIAAANGHLEVLSMFLDRGARPDAVDRHKQTPLMLAATHGNIGCALKLLQAGANILMFDSVNARTCLHHAAYYGHVDCLEAILSAARTTPVADSWGFARFVNVRDDYGATPLHLAARQGRPECLQVLLEKGAIVSALTGSYGFPGSTSLHLAARSGSLDCIRKLLAWGADRLQRDSAGRIPYAVALKRNHGACAALLNPSSAEPMVWPSPLKFISELDPEAKALLEAALKEANREREKNILKGTKYSMSSPTRHDDIIDDEDACSEVSDTELCCICFDQSCTIEVQDCGHQMCAPCTLALCCHNKPNPTTLTLPSPACPFCRGSISQLVVARTRTPSDPDKPASPTSPQLTQRQSRRSRNLSEGSGSFKGLSSAISKIARGSSRMAGSDCGDMDKPEHDP from the exons ATGGGGCACGGGGTGAGCTGCGCGCGCACCGGCGACGAGCACGACTTCTTCCGCGCGGCGCAGCTCGGGGACCTCGACGCCCTGGCCGCGCTCCTCGACGCCGACGCCTCCCTCGCCCGCCGCGCCACCCTCTACGACCGCCTCTCTCCGCTccacatcgccgccgccaatgGCCACCTCGAG GTGCTCTCCATGTTCTTGGATCGCGGGGCGCGGCCGGACGCGGTGGATCGGCACAAGCAG ACTCCGCTGATGCTCGCCGCCACGCACGGCAACATCGGCTGCGCGCTCAAGCTCCTCCAGGCCGGCGCAAAT ATCTTGATGTTTGATTCGGTGAACGCGCGGACCTGCCTCCACCACGCGGCGTACTACGGCCACGTCGACTGCCTGGAGGCCATCCTCTCCGCCGCGCGGACCACGCCGGTGGCCGATTCGTG GGGTTTCGCCCGGTTCGTCAACGTCAGGGACGACTATGGAGCCACGCCGCTGCATCTCGCAGCCAGGCAGGGGCGGCCGGAGTGCTTGCAGGTGCTGCTGGAGAAGGGCGCCATTGTGTCTGCTTTGACAGGATCATACGG cttCCCTGGTAGCACTTCATTGCATCTGGCCGCTCGAAGTGGGAGCTTGGACTGCATCCGGAAGCTGCTTGCCTGGGGAGCTGATCGGCTCCAAAGGGACTCGGCCGG GAGAATTCCCTATGCCGTTGCGCTGAAGCGCAACCATGGGGCCTGTGCAGCTTTGCTAAACCCTTCTTCGGCAGAGCCCATGGTTTGGCCTTCCCCTCTTAAGTTCATCAGCGAGCTTGATCCGGAAGCAAAGGCTCTCCTGGAAGcagccctcaaggaagccaacagggagagggagaaaaaTATCTTGAAGGGCACAAAATATTCCATGTCATCCCCTACACGTCACGATGATATCATCGATGATGAAGACGCATGCTCGGAG GTGAGCGACACCGAGCTGTGCTGCATCTGCTTCGACCAGTCCTGCACCATAGAGGTACAAGACTGCGGGCACCAAATGTGCGCCCCGTGCACACTTGCGCTCTGCTGCCACAACAAGCCCAACCCGACGACCCTGACCCTGCCCTCACCGGCCTGCCCATTCTGCCGTGGCAGCATCTCCCAACTGGTGGTGGCCCGGACCAGGACACCCAGCGACCCCGACAAGCCAGCCTCCCCGACCTCCCCGCAGCTCACCCAAAGGCAGTCTCGACGCTCTCGCAACCTCAGCGAGGGGAGCGGCAGCTTCAAAGGGCTGTCCTCGGCCATCTCGAAGATCGCCCGTGGCTCGAGCCGGATGGCCGGCAGCGACTGCGGTGACATGGACAAGCCCGAGCATGATCCGTGA